From the Gammaproteobacteria bacterium genome, the window AACTTGAGTGTATTGACTATGTCAAAAACGGCGATGAATAATTTGATTAACGAAAAGCCAAACGTCGCTATAAAGTTCATTCTAAAAATTGCTCGAATATTAAGTCAAAGGCTGCGAATGACTAGTAGTAATTTAGTTGATTTACTGTAATCGTTCAAGGAAAAGGAAGATATGAAAATATATTTGGACTTACTAAAAAAAATTATGGAAGAAGGTGTCTGTAAGCAAGATCGTACCGGTATAGGAACTAGATCTATTTTTGGATATCAAATGCGTTTTGATTTACGTGCTGGATTCCCACTGGTCACCACAAAAAAACTTCATTTAAAATCGATTATTTATGAACTTCTTTGGTTTTTACGTGGAGATACCAATATTAAATGGCTCAATCAGCATGGAATAACGATTTGGAATGAATGGGCAGACGAAAATGGTGATTTAGGTCCAATTTATGGAAAACAATGGCGGGCTTGGCAAGGATGCCAAGGAGAAACTTATGACCAAATTTTTCAACTTGTGGATCAGATAAAAAATAATCCCGACAGCCGACGAATGGTGGTTTCGGCGTGGAATGTAGCTGATTTACAATCACTTATTGTAGGAAAGAAAACAGCACCTCCACCATGTCATACTATGTTCCAATTCCATGTCGCTAACAATCAACTATCCTGTCAGCTCTATCAACGTAGCGCGGATAGTTTCCTCGGGGTACCTTTTAATATTGCTTCTTACGCGCTCTTAACTATGATGATTGCGCAGGTTACCGAACGAGAAGTAGGAGAATTCATTCATACTCTGGGTGATGCGCATATTTATAATAATCATGTTGACCAAGTAAAACTTCAATTATCGCGCCAACCCAGAGAATTACCAAGAATGAGGATAAATCCTGCTGTGAAGGAAATTATCA encodes:
- the thyA gene encoding thymidylate synthase; its protein translation is MKIYLDLLKKIMEEGVCKQDRTGIGTRSIFGYQMRFDLRAGFPLVTTKKLHLKSIIYELLWFLRGDTNIKWLNQHGITIWNEWADENGDLGPIYGKQWRAWQGCQGETYDQIFQLVDQIKNNPDSRRMVVSAWNVADLQSLIVGKKTAPPPCHTMFQFHVANNQLSCQLYQRSADSFLGVPFNIASYALLTMMIAQVTEREVGEFIHTLGDAHIYNNHVDQVKLQLSRQPRELPRMRINPAVKEIIKFRYEDFTMEGYHPYPTINAPIAI